Proteins co-encoded in one Desulfomicrobium apsheronum genomic window:
- a CDS encoding MauE/DoxX family redox-associated membrane protein, whose product MNAASLSRGSRLALALIFVAAAPQKIMAPADFAASVGSYLILPDVLINFTALTLPWLEMIVAFLLVCRVWTGPALFLANAMLIVFLGAILGAYFRGIDLNCGCFSSTPGASGDMVFYIVRDVIFVAIGLMAAWFHRRGLDAD is encoded by the coding sequence ATGAACGCAGCATCCTTGTCCCGGGGCTCGCGCCTGGCCCTGGCCCTCATCTTCGTGGCTGCCGCTCCGCAGAAAATCATGGCTCCGGCGGATTTCGCCGCCAGCGTGGGCAGCTATCTCATCCTGCCGGACGTGCTCATCAATTTCACGGCCCTGACCCTGCCCTGGCTGGAAATGATCGTGGCCTTCCTGCTCGTGTGCCGAGTCTGGACCGGGCCCGCCCTGTTCCTGGCCAACGCCATGCTCATCGTCTTCCTGGGCGCGATCCTTGGCGCATACTTCCGGGGCATCGACCTGAACTGCGGATGCTTCTCAAGCACGCCTGGAGCTTCCGGCGACATGGTCTTCTATATCGTTCGCGACGTCATTTTCGTGGCCATCGGCCTGATGGCGGCCTGGTTCCACCGGCGCGGGCTCGACGCGGACTAG